TGCAGGAGGGCGAGGAACTTGTTTCAACCGCCGCTGACGAGTCCGGAGTGAAGCCCCGTTACGCCATTGAGGACGGCATTCCGCTGCTGCTTCCGCCCGAACTGCTGGCAGCCGCCGCATCCGCCGGTTCAGGCCAGCATGGCGCATCCATGGCTGCGCGGCCGGCAGAGTAGCCCTTCACCCCCCACGTCCATTCGACCACAGGCCTACCCGGCCACCGGCGTGGCCCCGTTGCCGCAGTTCCCGGATACAGCACGGGCTACACCGCCGGACCAAGTAAAGGATTTACCCATGGCTTTTGATTACAAGGTTGCCGACATCTCGCTGGCTGAAGCCGGCCGGCACCAGATCCGCCTTGCCGAGCACGAGATGCCGGGCCTGATGTCCCTGCGCGAGGAGTTTGGCCCCAGCCAGCCGCTCAAGGGCGCCCGGATCGCCGGATCACTGCACATGACCGTGCAGACCGCCGTGCTGATCGAAACGCTGACGGCCCTCGGCGCAGAGGTCCGCTGGGCTTCCTGCAACATCTTCTCCACGCAGGACGAGGCTGCGGCTGCCGTTGTGGTGGGCAAGGGCACCGTGGCGGATCCGCAGGGCGTGCCGGT
This genomic interval from Arthrobacter sp. SLBN-100 contains the following:
- a CDS encoding Trm112 family protein, which codes for MPKISPELLSVLRCPVTGAPLVQEGEELVSTAADESGVKPRYAIEDGIPLLLPPELLAAAASAGSGQHGASMAARPAE